In Trichoderma asperellum chromosome 1, complete sequence, a single window of DNA contains:
- a CDS encoding uncharacterized protein (BUSCO:EOG092D0XB4), protein MYLPRSLISKLYSHLQNTRHPLSPPVLILVALEPDALCACRILTRLLKHDYIPHKIQPVAGYNDLEKAGRELVVPMMESQGGSGGVVVCLGVGGMVDLGPLLGLEPEGEESPYSGVEVWVLDAHRPWNLANVFGGFPLEPVNQVSSSYKSRSPIGVSGGAIDRAYNSGRGGIVVFDDGDIEGDLMTERDAYLALLDMPDIEGQDNDDDDNSSEDDDEEDDGDSGHESAQTGQKRKSLNEDDSSDDEDSRPRQRRRSNSSSSIVGSPTRPEPRGLLSIRNPGSILSSDPIEPPSGAQPLPAASARTLRKRLLRMRRENETVLHQYYKMGSSFAEPISSMMYSLASELGRDDNDLLWLAIVGVTSMELYGRSSAGVAAPIRSGGSGKPSGWFGVRGARLRQLLRDEVRRLNPPEVANGKVVPENNGIIPTTARNPEDTGIRLSPEPKFLLIRHWSLYDSMLHSPYLFSRLKTWSESGIKRLHKLLAKMGVSLAQCKQSYTHMDMVLKRELRAKLLKYGSLYNLDEMVPSVDTDGKDRAGAKDGWGFVRSWGWRATLSAQDVGVVIGALLEVGKHVQALEATNPGPSQVTREMEDESELAAQGEEWISRFWEAYDALEDIDALKAGLPTAQFLHRAIYRTGTSLINKKQIKHLRAFRMCVVKDGPDVALFTHPAALTKLALWIGEALAEQEKESQGKLSHGGRGTPLVVASLNEKRGVYIVVGTGGGGGPDTVFMNRATKQERQANKDAKAKKKEEARKAKEKIKEEKRAARRAADQGNDDNGDDDDELETESEGSESSESEDDSDDEDAENDRGYGLNKFGNAFQEVVSETSARVRIDSFEHSVVEVKKEDLGGFLESLSMKAVVG, encoded by the exons ATGTATCTCCCGCGCTCCCTGATATCGAAGCTCTACTCGCATCTGCAAAACACTCGccatcctctctctccaccagTATTGATTCTCGTCGCCCTTGAGCCGGACGCTCTTTGCGCATGCCGAATACTCACCCGTCTTCTCAAACATGACTATATTCCACACAAGATCCAGCCTGTCGCGGGATACAATGACCTGGAAAAGGCTGGCAGGGAACTTGTTGTCCCGATGATGGAGTCACAAGGTGGTAGTGGGGGGGTTGTCGTTTGCTTGGGCGTTGGAGGCATGGTTGACCTTGGACCGCTGCTAGGCCTGGAACCTGAAGGCGAAGAATCTCCCTACAGCGGCGTCGAGGTCTGGGTTCTCGATGCTCATCGACCTTGGAATCTGGCCAACGTTTTTGGCGGCTTCCCACTCGAGCCTGTCAACCAAGTATCAAGCTCATACAAGTCGAGGAGTCCAATTGGAGTCTCAGGAGGAGCGATCGATCGGGCATACAACTCGGGCCGGGGCGGAATCGTGGtgtttgatgatggcgacatCGAAGGCGACCTCATGACGGAACGCGATGCATATCTTGCGCTCCTAGATATGCCAGACATTGAGGGACAGGacaacgatgacgacgataacTCcagcgaggatgacgatgaggaggatgacggTGATTCTGGCCACGAGTCTGCTCAAACGGggcaaaagaggaagagcctAAATGAAGATGACTccagcgacgacgaggattcGCGGCCTCGCCAGCGGCGAAGAAGCAATTCC TCGAGTTCGATAGTCGGTTCTCCTACCCGACCGGAGCCAAGGGGCTTGCTATCCATCCGAAATCCTGGTTCCATACTGTCAAGCGATCCCATCGAACCTCCGTCAGGTGCCCAGCCATTGCCGGCCGCTTCCGCTCGAACACTGAGAAAACGCCTTCTACGAATGCGACGTGAAAATGAGACCGTTCTACACCAATACTACAAGATGGGTTCGTCTTTTGCCGAGCCCATCTCATCGATGATGTACTCTTTAGCCTCCGAATTAGGTCGCGATGACAATGACCTCCTTTGGTTGGCAATAGTGGGCGTTACATCTATGGAGTTGTATGGAAGGTCGTCAGCAGGCGTTGCTGCACCTATCCGGTCTGGAGGTTCTGGGAAGCCATCAGGGTGGTTTGGTGTCCGAGGTGCTCGTCTACGGCAACTCTTGCGAGATGAAGTCAGGAGATTGAACCCACCAGAAGTAGCAAACGGGAAAGTTGTCCCTGAAAACAACGGCATTATACCGACTACGGCGAGAAATCCTGAAGATACGGGGATTCGTCTCTCGCCCGAGCCAAAGTTTCTCCTAATTCGACATTGGAGCCTCTACGATAGCATGCTACACTCGCCATATCTATTCTCTAGGCTGAAAACTTGGAGCGAATCGGGTATCAAACGACTCCACAAGCTTCTCGCCAAAATGGGAGTCAGCCTGGCGCAATGCAAGCAGAGTTACACGCACATGGACATGGTGCTGAAGCGCGAGCTCAGAGcgaagcttttaaaatacgGATCCCTTTACAACCTCGACGAGATGGTTCCTTCTGTCGACACTGACGGCAAAGATCGAGCGGGAGCCAAGGATGGGTGGGGTTTTGTCCGAAGTTGGGGCTGGCGTGCAACTCTCAGTGCCCAGGACGTTGGTGTCGTGATTGGTGCGCTATTGGAAGTAGGCAAACATGTCCAGGCTCTAGAAGCGACAAATCCAGGGCCAAGCCAGGTAACTCGGGAGATGGAGGACGAGTCAGAACTAGCTGCCCAGGGCGAGGAATGGATTAGCCGCTTCTGGGAAGCTTATGACGCGTTGGAAGA TATTGACGCGCTGAAAGCTGGATTACCAACCGCACAATTCCTACACCGTGCAATCTACCGAACAGGAACATCTCTAATCAACAAGAAGCAAATCAAGCATCTTCGGGCGTTCCGTATGTGCGTTGTCAAGGATGGCCCGGACGTGGCTCTCTTTACCCACCCAGCGGCGTTGACAAAACTCGCCCTCTGGATTGGAGAGGCGTTGGccgaacaagaaaaagaatcacAAGGAAAACTATCTCACGGAGGTCGTGGAACACCCTTGGTGGTGGCAAGCTTAAACGAGAAGCGAGGTGTCTACATTGTCGTTGGCacaggcggcggtggtggtccGGATACCGTGTTTATGAATAGAGCAACCAAGCAGGAGAGGCAGGCAAACAAGGACGCcaaggcaaaaaagaaagaggaggcaCGAAAAGCGAAAGAAAagatcaaagaagaaaagcgcGCGGCCCGAAGGGCTGCCGATCAGGGCAACGATGATAAcggtgacgatgacgacgagctGGAGACGGAGTCCGAGGGGTCAGAATCCTCGGAATCGGAAGACGACtcggatgatgaggatgcggAGAATGACCGGGGCTACGGCCTGAACAAGTTTGGAAACGCTTTCCAGGAGGTCGTCTCTGAGACGAGTGCGCGTGTGCGAATCGACAGCTTTGAGCACTCTGTTGTGGAAGTCAAGAAGGAAGACTTGGGGGGCTTTCTTGAGAGTCTGAGTATGAAGGCTGTAGTGGGTTGA
- a CDS encoding uncharacterized protein (EggNog:ENOG41~SECRETED:SignalP(1-25)), with translation MKPSSVLLLTAAGLATALPAQPVVARSEIQAAPAARSFLERAVDVIFARDLVALNANTASPPADDAAADKKKGAAATTAAAAATTSAAAAAPPAATTAAAAAPPPPAATDAAAAPPPPAATDAAAAPPPPPAGNGTASAGNDGKGKGKDKGKDKGKGKDKGKGKDKGGNNNNNNNKNGLGDAISGALSQLGLDGVLNVGSINKLNGGQQIQLLSQIVALQTLADLQMVTSKQVIVALNQGFKSNGLNIVING, from the coding sequence ATGAAGCCTTCTTCAGTCCTTCTTCTCACTGCCGCTGGCCTGGCAACAGCTCTTCCGGCTCAGCCTGTCGTTGCTCGTTCGGAGATCCAGGCTGCTCCCGCTGCTCGATCTTTCCTTGAGCGCGCCGTTGATGTCATCTTCGCAAGAGACTTGGTTGCCCTGAATGCCAACACTGCATCTCCACCTGCtgatgatgccgctgctgacaagaagaagggggcggctgctactactgccgctgccgctgctaccacgagtgctgccgctgccgctcctcctgctgctaccaccgctgctgcggctgctcctcctcctcctgctgctaccgatgctgctgccgctcctcctcctcctgctgctaccgatgctgctgccgctcctcctccccctcctgCTGGTAACGGCACTGCCTCAGCAGGTAACGATGGCAAGGGCAAAGGCAAGGACAAAGGCAAggacaagggcaagggcaaggacaagggcaagggcaaggacaagggcggcaacaacaataacaacaacaacaagaacgGCCTTGGTGATGCCATCAGCGGCGCTCTCTCCCAGCTCGGCTTGGATGGCGTCCTGAACGTTGGCTCGATCAACAAGCTCAATGGCGGTCAACAAATCCAGCTGCTCTCTCAAATCGTCGCCCTCCAGACACTGGCTGATTTGCAAATGGTCACCTCCAAGCAAGTCATCGTGGCGCTGAACCAGGGCTTCAAGAGCAACGGCCTCAACATTGTCATCAACGGGTAA
- a CDS encoding uncharacterized protein (SECRETED:SignalP(1-34)): protein MTPHLHPRSRMTSSLFATTLIASFFVVALPHVLPCPVPRTKYADGEIIVDENGRRKRWRSRDAIVAKDGLVQFNQTTDDDLDHAEERAKRECPVPKPGGMLGEWLGFHASNDKARASR, encoded by the coding sequence ATGACACCACATCTTCACCCCAGGTCTCGCATGACCTCGTCCCTCTTCGCTACGACGCTTAttgccagcttcttcgtTGTTGCACTGCCGCATGTTCTGCCATGCCCGGTGCCGCGGACCAAGTACGCCGATGGGGAGATTATCGTCGATGAGAACGGCAGACggaagagatggaggagcaggGACGCTATCGTTGCCAAGGACGGACTTGTGCAATTCAACCAGACGACGGACGACGACCTTGACCATGCGGAGGAGCGAGCAAAGAGAGAGTGCCCCGTGCCAAAGCCCGGAGGCATGCTGGGAGAATGGCTTGGATTCCACGCCAGCAATGACAAGGCGAGGGCAAGCAGATGA
- a CDS encoding uncharacterized protein (MEROPS:MER0030137) translates to MDTSGTENPASPLTSLKNPLRSSEGSLLSTQKSSQLQAVLHPLVLLTISDYITRHTLREQKGPIIGALLGQQNGREITIEHAFECHIVEAPLMAGGYLIDPVRFSSRLEQMCLVHKDRKLDFVGWYTLLPPSGPSSTILPIHSQILEGWNESAILLGFHPQEVMEHSVGGKLPLTIYESNYEVDDTKAENDGEDKKMEDGDSMLKLKFREVPYSVETDETEMISMNYVASGGANAAVSAPAPTAKDERPARSIESNGKGKRRLVESEVDDKKDELLDDAAVLTREEDEMLASLTAKANAIKMLHSRIRLITTYLERLPPSFTSGVSQEESMDTDSANTTPSLNVLRQIQALISRLDLVIPSDKEAFEKEVQSETNNVHLVGLLNSIMQGVNQARDVGKKFHAIEAGKNAAGRRGATDYPSTTPFNVPGTGDLLV, encoded by the exons ATGGATACTTCCGGCACTGAGAACCCTGCGAGCCCTCTGACGTCGCTCAAGAACCCTCTGCGGTCTAGTGAAGGCTCGCTGCTGTCTACGCAGAAGAGCTCGCAGCTCCAGGCCGTATTGCATCCGCTAGTGCTTCTCACAATTTCCGACTACATCACACGACACACCCTTCGAGAGCAAAAGGGCCCCATTATCGGAGCTCTACTAGGCCAGCAAAATGGCCGAGAAATTACCATCGAACACGCTTTTGAATGCCACATCGTGGAAGCACCGCTGATGGCGGGAGGCTACTTGATTGATCCTGTACGATTCAGTTCAAGATTAGAGCAGA TGTGCCTTGTCCATAAAGATAGAAAGCTAGACTTTGTCGGCTGGTACACATTGCTGCCGCCCTCAGGTCCCTCATCCACCATCTTGCCCATCCATAGCCAGATCCTTGAGGGCTGGAACGAATCTGCCATTTTGCTGGGCTTCCATCCCCAAGAGGTTATGGAGCATTCAGTCGGCGGTAAACTGCCGCTGACGATCTACGAGAGCAACTACGAAGTCGACGATACCAAGGCTGAGAACGATGGAGAGGACAAAAAAATGGAGGACGGAGATTCTATGCTCAAGCTGAAGTTCCGAGAGGTGCCATATTCCGTCGAGACCGATGAGACAGAGATGATTAGCATGAACTATGTTGCCAGTGGAGGCGCAAATGCCGCTGTTAGTGCCCCTGCACCAACTGCCAAGGACGAACGACCTGCTCGCTCGATAGAATCAAACGGCAAGGGAAAGCGAAGGTTGGTAGAGAGCGAGGTTGACGATAAGAAAGACGAGCTTCTGGATGACGCAGCAGTTCTCACgcgagaggaggatgagatgCTTGCCTCGTTGACGGCCAAGGCAAACGCCATCAAGATGCTTCACTCTAGAATTCGGCTCATCACTACGTATCTGGAGCGTCTGCCACCTTCCTTCACCAGCGGAGTTTCCCAAGAAGAGAGCATGGATACGGACTCTGCCAATACTACTCCATCGTTAAACGTCCTCCGGCAAATTCAAGCTCTCATTAGTAGGCTCGATCTCGTCATCCCATCAGACAAGGAAGCTTTCGAAAAGGAAGTTCAGAGCGAGACAAACAATGTCCACCTTGTCGGTCTACTAAATTCCATCATGCAGGGTGTTAACCAAGCACGAGACGTTGGCAAGAAATTCCATGCTATCGAGGCAGGCAAGAATGCGGCGGGTAGGCGCGGGGCAACAGACTATCCCTCTACGACCCCATTTAACGTTCCAGGCACAGGCGATCTGCTCgtttga
- a CDS encoding uncharacterized protein (EggNog:ENOG41~BUSCO:EOG092D1BAU), which produces MDYSASIHETEDPAASPWGNTPGSSPQHDRTTFGSITGDAPVPAFPYAPQSSNGLGHGGEDSFPVSGVATPAPGEQDEATLAAHPGSGEIPQSTGFEGPLQPAAATDAQPEEPRKPPQPQFRLQAKITGLERTGKKDPILRFDVHTNLPRFRTTQYRDVRRLHSEFVKLGEHLISANPEAFVPAVPPPITSAGAGTEEDESRVKALMQRWFNYVCGNEVLMRDDEMVLFVESDFGYSPLVKRKQPATGVRRKILKQFAPPPDDTPELAEARPVVKLFYLGTMDAGHKVDKLVKARRGLGLAESDYGVKLGAMHVQEPHPGLANAYKKLGRVIQTVGDYHAAQATAEAATIGDPFQYHSQDAFIVKETLTNRQILIREFLQAQEVTRSKLNAADRLKASSSVRREKVDEAIAALDEARTNETHLFNKTSRVTQTLVQERRRWFDRTASDLRMEIRELVLREIEAERRTLALLESVRADVRSIDSSGGLSRLGRESHPTTRRTSLAASQGPKGDAWSGVPRRSDATSRTTSGVGKVAEEAEGEDSQESGSGKLGPGLGNLVGLEEDDEDRIDARNAASRLATSTF; this is translated from the exons ATGGACTATAGCGCCTCTATACACGAGACCGAAGACCcggcagcttctccatggGGCAATACGCCAGGCTCTTCTCCTCAGCATGACCGCACGACCTTTGGAAGCATCACGGGAGATGCCCCTGTGCCCGCATTCCCGTACGCCCCGCAATCGTCCAACGGCTTGGGCCATGGTGGAGAGGACTCTTTCCCAGTGTCTGGTGTAGCCACGCCTGCACCAGGAGAGCAAGACGAGGCGACATTGGCTGCGCACCCGGGGTCTGGAGAGATTCCTCAGTCTACTGGTTTTGAAGGACCCCTCcagccagctgctgcgacaGATGCCCAGCCGGAAGAGCCTCGAAAGCCCCCGCAGCCCCAATTCCGACTGCAGGCGAAGATCACAGGATTGGAGCGAACAGGAAAGAAGGATCCCATTCTGCGATTCGACGTACAT ACAAACTTGCCCCGATTCCGCACCACCCAATACCGAGATGTCCGACGATTGCATTCCGAATTTGTCAAGCTTGGCGAGCACCTAATATCTGCCAATCCCGAGGCTTTTGTGCCCGCGGTTCCTCCTCCCATCACATCAGCCGGCGCTGGcacagaggaggatgaatCCCGAGTCAAGGCTCTGATGCAAAGATGGTTCAACTACGTGTGCGGGAACGAGGTATTAATGAGGGACGACGAGATGGTGCTTTTCGTTGAAAGCGATTTCGGCTACAGCCCGTTggtgaagagaaagcagcccGCAACTGGCGTTCGCAGGAAAATCCTCAAGCAGTTTGCCCCACCTCCCGATGATACCCCTGAGCTCGCAGAGGCTCGTCCAGTCGTTAAACTGTTCTATCTCGGTACGATGGATGCAGGCCACAAGGTCGACAAGCTTGTCAAGGCTAGAAGAG gtcttggccttgccgAGTCTGACTATGGTGTGAAGCTCGGCGCCATGCACGTCCAGGAACCGCACCCAGGTCTGGCAAACGCCTACAAGAAGCTTGGCAGAGTGATTCAGACTGTCGGCGACTATCACGCCGCTCAAGCCACAGCCGAGGCAGCTACTATTGGAGACCCATTCCAATATCATTCTCAGGATGCCTTCATCGTCAAGGAGACTCTCACGAACCGACAGATCCTCATCCGTGAATTCTTGCAAGCCCAGGAAGTCACACGAAGCAAGCTAAACGCCGCCGATCGTCTCAaagccagctccagcgtcAGACGCGAAAAGGTCGACGAGGCAATCGCAGCCCTCGACGAGGCCCGAACAAACGAAACCCATCTCTTCAACAAGACAAGCCGAGTCACCCAGACCCTCGTCCAGGAGCGCCGCAGATGGTTCGACAGGACGGCTAGCGATCTGCGCATGGAAATCCGGGAACTCGTCCTCCGAGAGATCGAAGCCGAGCGTCGTACCCTGGCCCTCCTCGAGAGCGTCCGAGCAGACGTCCGGTCGATCGACTCCTCCGGCGGCCTCAGCCGTCTGGGCCGTGAATCCCACCCCACCACGCGACGAACCAGCCTCGCTGCCAGCCAGGGTCCTAAGGGCGATGCTTGGAGCGGCGTTCCTCGTCGATCCGACGCCACCAGCCGCACCACTTCGGGTGTCGGCAAGGTGGCCGAGGAggctgaaggagaagacagcCAGGAGTCTGGATCAGGCAAGCTTGGTCCCGGTCTCGGCAATTTGGTTGGtttggaagaggatgacgaggaccgAATTGACGCGCGGAATGCGGCGAGCCGGCTGGCAACGAGCACTTTTTAA
- the BCP1 gene encoding Mss4p nuclear export (BUSCO:EOG092D3ZTV) yields the protein MGKKRSREEAKDVPPAEGGADRMDEDSSDDEDFDMVNVDFEWFNFDPEIDFHGTKSLLRQLFDVDANLFNMSALSDLILSQPTIGSTVKVDGKANDAYAMLTVLNTYEHRNKEPMKDILKYLAEKAQTNPSISAVAELINAQKPVGLVFSERLINMPSEIAPPLYTMLVEEVEDALEDKEPYDFSYYLVFSRTYQEVESTLDVEDRKRKKAKEEASTYHFHPEDEILQKYAVAHGSFRYTKEDDAVADSKRAFQELGIKTFGHMILIEAGKFKEAVKAVSDYIAAPQ from the exons ATGGGCAAAAAGCGATCaagagaagaggccaaggacgTGCCCCCAGCGGAGGGTGGCGCTGATCGCATGGATGAGGACAGCAGCGATGACGAg GACTTTGACATGGTCAATGTTGATTTTGAGTGGTTCAATTTCGATCCCGAGATAGATTTCCATGGCACAAAGTCGCTTCTTCGGCAGCTTTTCGATGTCGATGCCAACCTCTTCAACATGTCTGCGCTTTCAGACCTTATCCTATCACAACCGACGATCGGTTCAACAGTCAAGGTCGACGGCAAGGCCAACGATGCCTACGCCATGCTGACGGTCCTCAACACATATGAGCATCGCAACAAGGAGCCCATGAAGGATATTCTCAAGTATCTCGCGGAAAAGGCACAGACCAACCCATCAATATCTGCCGTCGCAGAGCTCATCAACGCACAAAAGCCCGTTGGTCTCGTCTTCTCAGAACGACTCATCAACATGCCGTCCGAAATTGCGCCTCCACTGTACACGATGCTGGTTGAAGAGGTGGAAGACGCATTGGAAGATAAGGAGCCGTACGACTTCTCTTACTACCTGGTATTCTCCAGGACGTATCAGGAGGTTGAATCAACCCTTGATGTGGAAGACCGAAAGCgcaaaaaggccaaggaggaggcttCAACCTACCACTTCCATCCCGAAGATGAGATTCTACAGAAATACGCAGTAGCGCACGGCAGTTTCCGATATACaaaagaagacgacgcgGTGGCAGATAGCAAGCGAGCGTTTCAAGAGCTGGGTATCAAGACATTTGGGCACATGATCCTCATTGAGGCGGGTAAATTCAAGGAGGCCGTCAAGGCCGTTAGTGACTATATAGCTGCGCCGCAgtaa
- the MDV1 gene encoding Mitochondrial fission protein, whose translation MADSESHYAFDDGPDDEQSIISTRGLEAFSRKVTVTASQLMGPAAEASGAHYRAAMAEVHKQMKRPSVQRGVFSMARSSPTEIVRSKLSTAEIQHRALTHLPDELLSNIPEHQNAYSLFQGFQASFPELTDDGKKHRRRPSRGRKLLEEGENTPATPAKLSQLKKEKTTMVHELELLGVRKSMVSCEIREIDNKIANLYGMRRIVLERLAGFEQDEASLEHDVMDLETKIDEVQAIVDEAEEIARNTATKDERDLVGDADDHDPEFMSKSVYEKLPGPDGKPRKSKKVHRRKSMPILHEHFAPGSSIREIRAHRDTITAMDFDAPFGTLVTAALDDTVRVWDLNAGRCMGYLEGHTASVRALQVEDNILATGSMDATIRLWDLSKTHYNPQGGKEVGDDDEDAIAFEHPDAQPIEPPEGSMDDCALYTLSSHVDEITALHFRGDVLVSGSADKTIRHWDLEKGRCVQTLDVMWAAAQASAIATTSDSTWRPTGRAQGTSADFVGALQVFESALACGTADGMVRLWDLRSGQVHRSLVGHTGAVTCLQFDDVHLVTGSLDRSIRIWDLRTGSIYDAYAYDNPVTSMMFDARRIVSAATEDVVKVYDKVEGRQWDCGAGVAASEGVKAASKNAAIVERVRVKDGYLVEGRRNGIVGVWTC comes from the exons ATGGCCGACTCGGAGAGCCATTACGCCTTCGACGATGGCCCCGATGACGAGCAGTCCATCATCTCG ACTCGAGGGCTTGAGGCATTCAGTCGCAAGGTTACTGTCACGGCGAGCCAATTGATGGGGCCGGCCGCCGAGGCTTCGGGAGCCCATTATCgcgccgccatggccgaAGTTCACAAGCAGATGAAGCGCCCAAGCGTGCAGCGCGGCGTCTTCTCCATGGCCCGGTCGAGCCCTACCGAGATTGTGCGGTCCAAGCTGTCGACCGCAGAGATCCAGCACCGCGCCCTAACACATCTCCCCGACGAGCTGCTCTCCAACATCCCCGAGCACCAAAACGCTTACTCGCTCTTCCAAGGCTTTCAGGCTAGCTTCCCAGAATTGACGGATGACGGGAAGAAGCACCGTCGGCGCCCATCGAGGGGCAGGAAActgctggaggagggagagaataCTCCCGCCACGCCGGCGAAGCTGTCCCagttgaagaaggagaagaccACCATGGTGcatgagctggagctgttggGGGTGCGCAAGAGCATGGTTAGCTGTGAGATCCGCGAGATAGACAACAAGATTGCCAATCTCTATGGCATGCGTAGGATTGTCTTGGAGAGACTGGCGGGCTTCGAGCAGGACGAGGCCTCCCTTGAACACGATG TCATGGATCTTGAAACAAAGATAGACGAAGTCCAAGCCATTGTCGATGAGGCCGAAGAGATTGCCCGGAATACTGCCACAAAGGACGAGCGAGATCTTGTGGGCGACGCCGACGACCACGACCCTGAATTCATGTCCAAATCTGTCTATGAGAAGCTGCCCGGACCCGATGGCAAGCCGCGGAAATCGAAAAAGGTTCATCGCCGGAAATCCATGCCAATTCTTCACGAGCACTTTGCGCCAGGATCTAGCATCCGTGAAATCCGGGCGCATCGCGATACGATTACTGCCATGGACTTTGATGCCCCCTTTGGAACTTTGGTTACTGCTGCACTGGATGACACCGTTAGAGTCTGGGATCTGAATGCCGGACGATGCATGGGCTACCTGGAAGGCCACACGGCCTCCGTGCGAGCCCTGCAGGTCGAGGATAACATTCTGGCTACCGGCTCTATGGACGCTACTATCAGATTATGGGATCTTAGCAAAACACACTACAACCCTCAGGGCGGTAAGGAGGTtggtgatgacgacgaagatgctaTTGCCTTTGAACACCCCGATGCTCAGCCTATCGAACCGCCGGAGGGAAGCATGGATGACTGCGCTCTCTACACGCTATCATCTCACGTTGACGAAATCACCGCGCTCCACTTCAGGGGAGATGTCCTAGTCTCTGGCTCAGCGGACAAGACGATCCGACACTGGGACTTGGAAAAGGGCCGTTGCGTGCAGACGCTCGACGTCATGTGGGCGGCTGCCCAGGCATCGGCCATTGCGACCACTAGCGATAGCACCTGGAGGCCGACAGGTCGTGCTCAGGGAACCTCTGCCGATTTTGTCGGTGCCCTGCAGGTGTTTGAGTCCGCACTGGCTTGCGGTACTGCAGATGGCATGGTCCGCTTGTGGGATCTCCGAAGTGGCCAGGTTCATCGCAGCTTGGTCGGCCACACCGGCGCTGTGACTTGCCTGCAGTTTGACGACGTTCACTTGGTTACCGGCAGTTTGGACCGCAGTATCAGA ATATGGGATCTCCGAACTGGATCCATCTACGACGCTTACGCCTATGACAACCCCGTTACCAGTATGATGTTTGATGCCCGACGGATTGTGAGTGCAGCCACCGAAGACGTGGTCAAGGTGTACGATAAGGTTGAGGGTCGACAATGGGACTGCGGAGCGGGCGTCGCCGCCTCCGAGGGCGTCAAGGCTGCCTCCAAGAATGCCGCCATCGTCGAACGTGTTCGTGTGAAGGATGGCTACCTGGTAGAGGGTAGACGAAACGGCATTGTGGGTGTCTGGACTTGTTAG